From a region of the Candidatus Polarisedimenticolaceae bacterium genome:
- a CDS encoding ABC transporter ATP-binding protein gives MSAAPDTKDDVLGKAYDARLVRRLLAYVRPHRGLVALSLGLLFASSAVQLVQPWLVKVAIDRYILQGHAEGLVLPAGLFVLTLAAEFLLGYAQMIALERTGQNVVFDIRTEVFSHLQRLPAAFFDRTPVGRLMTRVTTDVESLNEAFTSGLVLLLADFVKLAGIVLILLAMDWRMALVTFASVPPMLAVSWYFRVRVRDAYRDIRTAVARLNAALQENVSGMRIVQLFRREARHAEEFRELDASHRAAQLRGVRYESGFSAVVELMATLALASIVWAGGWRMLAGTVTFGTLVAFLEYARRFFQPVQELSQRYTVMQAAMASSERIFQLLDTPPSIVSAPRAARVLERPRGEIAFENVSFSYVAGTPVLRDVSLRIAPGERVAVVGWTGSGKSTLIRLLARLYDVDSGRIVVDGRDVRDWDLRDLRRAVGIVMQDHFLFAGTIASNISLGDPAIDDAAIRRAARAVDADRFLSRLPRGYDEEVRERGSNLSVGEKQLLSFARAIAFDPAILVLDEATSSVDPETERRIQRALDGLLAGRTSITIAHRLATVEKADRILVLHHGALREAGTHAELMAIPGGIYRTLRSLQAARGIDHVEGGANGVQGGPSV, from the coding sequence TGCTGTTCGCGTCCTCGGCGGTCCAGCTGGTCCAGCCCTGGCTCGTCAAGGTCGCGATCGACCGGTACATCCTCCAGGGACACGCCGAGGGACTGGTCCTCCCGGCGGGACTGTTCGTCCTGACTCTCGCGGCCGAGTTCCTCCTCGGTTACGCGCAGATGATCGCGCTCGAGCGCACGGGCCAGAACGTCGTCTTCGACATCCGGACGGAGGTCTTCTCCCACCTGCAGCGCCTCCCGGCCGCCTTCTTCGACCGGACCCCGGTCGGACGACTCATGACCCGGGTGACCACCGACGTCGAGTCGCTGAACGAGGCGTTCACCTCGGGGCTCGTGCTCCTGCTCGCGGACTTCGTGAAACTTGCCGGCATCGTCCTGATCCTGCTGGCGATGGACTGGCGGATGGCGCTCGTGACCTTCGCGAGCGTCCCGCCGATGCTGGCCGTCTCCTGGTATTTCCGCGTGCGCGTTCGCGACGCCTACCGGGACATCCGCACGGCCGTCGCCCGCCTCAACGCCGCCCTCCAGGAGAACGTCTCCGGAATGCGGATCGTACAGCTGTTCCGCCGGGAGGCCCGCCACGCGGAGGAGTTCCGGGAGCTCGACGCCTCGCACCGCGCGGCGCAGCTGCGCGGAGTACGCTACGAATCGGGGTTCTCCGCGGTCGTGGAGCTCATGGCGACGCTCGCCCTCGCGTCGATCGTCTGGGCCGGCGGCTGGCGGATGCTCGCGGGAACCGTCACCTTCGGAACCCTCGTCGCCTTCCTCGAGTACGCCAGGCGCTTCTTCCAGCCGGTGCAGGAGCTCTCGCAGCGCTACACGGTGATGCAGGCGGCGATGGCGTCGAGCGAGCGGATCTTCCAGCTGCTCGACACGCCGCCGTCGATCGTCTCGGCCCCCCGAGCCGCCCGGGTCCTCGAGCGCCCGCGCGGGGAGATCGCCTTCGAGAACGTCTCGTTCTCCTACGTGGCGGGGACGCCGGTGCTCCGGGACGTCTCGCTCCGGATCGCCCCCGGAGAGCGCGTCGCGGTCGTGGGCTGGACCGGCTCGGGGAAGAGCACGCTGATCCGCCTGCTCGCCCGCCTGTACGACGTCGACTCCGGGCGAATCGTCGTCGACGGCCGCGACGTCCGGGACTGGGACCTTCGGGACCTCCGACGCGCGGTTGGGATCGTGATGCAGGACCACTTCCTGTTCGCGGGGACGATCGCATCGAACATCTCGCTGGGGGATCCCGCGATCGACGACGCCGCGATCCGGCGCGCGGCGCGCGCCGTGGACGCCGACCGTTTCCTCTCGCGCCTGCCGCGCGGGTACGACGAGGAGGTCCGCGAGCGCGGATCGAACCTGTCGGTGGGCGAGAAGCAGCTGCTTTCCTTCGCACGCGCGATCGCGTTCGACCCGGCGATCCTGGTCCTCGACGAGGCGACCTCGTCGGTCGACCCGGAGACCGAGCGACGCATCCAGCGCGCCCTCGACGGCCTGCTCGCCGGGCGGACGTCGATCACGATCGCCCACCGCCTCGCGACGGTCGAGAAAGCCGACCGGATCCTCGTCCTGCACCACGGCGCCCTGCGCGAGGCGGGAACCCACGCCGAACTGATGGCGATTCCCGGCGGCATCTACCGGACGCTGCGATCGCTCCAGGCGGCGCGGGGGATCGACCACGTCGAGGGGGGTGCGAACGGCGTGCAGGGCGGGCCGTCGGTGTAG